One part of the Pecten maximus chromosome 9, xPecMax1.1, whole genome shotgun sequence genome encodes these proteins:
- the LOC117334835 gene encoding uncharacterized protein LOC117334835, whose amino-acid sequence MSRDQTRYVSTDVDSSAVDEVDKGSAYLSLCSIESHYTCGVWYITHRNNGVLDVTTRDITHRNNGVLDVTTRDIKHRNNGVLDVTTRDIKHRNNGVLDVTTRDIKHRNNGVLDVTTRDIKHRNNGVLLDVTTSDIKHRNNGVLLDVTTSDIIHGNNGVLLDVTTSDIKHRNNGVLLDVTTSDIKHRNNGVLDVTTRDIKHRNNGVLLDVTTSDIKHRNNGVLLDVTTSDIIHGNNGVLLDVTTSDIKHRNNGVLLDVTTSDIIHGNNGGLLDVTTSDIKHRNNGVL is encoded by the exons ATGTCCAGAGACCAAACCAGGTATGTATCAACAGATGTGGATAGCAGTGCTGTCG ATGAAGTGGACAAAGGCTCAGCATATCTCAGTCTGTGTTCTATAGAATCCCATTATACGTGTGGAGTATGGTACATCACACACAGAAACAATGGCGTGTTAGATGTGACAACTAGGGACATCACACACAGAAACAATGGCGTGTTAGATGTGACAactagggacatcaaacatagaAACAATGGCGTGTTAGATGTGACAactagggacatcaaacatagaAACAATGGCGTGTTAGATGTGACAactagggacatcaaacatagaAACAATGGCGTGTTAGATGTGACAactagggacatcaaacatagaAACAATGGCGTGTTGTTAGATGTTACAACTAGTGACATCAAACATAGAAACAATGGCGTGTTGTTAGATGTTACAactagtgacatcatacacGGAAACAATGGCGTGTTGTTAGATGTTACAACTAGTGACATCAAACATAGAAACAATGGCGTGTTGTTAGATGTTACAACTAGTGACATCAAACATAGAAACAATGGCGTGTTAGATGTGACAactagggacatcaaacatagaAACAATGGCGTGTTGTTAGATGTTACAACTAGTGACATCAAACATAGAAACAATGGCGTGTTGTTAGATGTTACAactagtgacatcatacacGGAAACAATGGCGTGTTGTTAGATGTTACAACTAGTGACATCAAACATAGAAACAATGGCGTGTTGTTAGATGTTACAactagtgacatcatacacGGAAACAATGGCGGGTTGTTAGATGTGACAACTAGTGACATCAAACACAGaaacaatggtgtgttgtaa